Part of the Candidatus Brocadia sinica JPN1 genome, CACACCTAATCTATCTTGATTGTCCGATTTGGCTCGATATAGGCCATCTATGGGCATCAGCCATTTTAAACAAGTTTGATTTTTACGCAGGACTTGACGCGGTTTGTAAGCAATGTCAGGTAATCGGTGTCCATATAAATACCAATAGAACCCCGCTCAATTGGAATCTGAAATACCCAGACGGTGACACACACTCGCATCTCTCTCAAGGATATGATATGGACATGAATAAAATTATCTCACTCCTTAAAAAAAATCGGGTTACTCACTATACCATTGAGGTGATTGACGGAGACGTGGAAGACATACATTTTTTTATCGAAACGTATCACTCCGTCAATCAATAAACTTGACAAAATAAAATTTATTTGTATTATCTTGTACTAAATATGGTGTTACCACACAACATTGTCTTAATCTTACATCATAGCGGGGGGCAAGTATCCACGAGATCTTGAATTATTCCATTGAAACCTGTTCATAAAATTCTTATTGCATCAGGCATCGCTATTTTCACCTTTTTGGTTATCATGGGGCCACTGACTTATAAAACCCTTGTTCCCGCCATGAAACACGAATTTATGAACCACTTAATTTCTGTCAGGGAAATTAAAAAATTACAAATTCAAAATTTTTTCCATGAGAGATACGGAGATATTCATATCCTCTCGAAAAATCCCTTGGTTGTTCAAAGTTTACCACGGTTCTCAAATGCCTTTCAGTCTGGCGGGTTTAATGACTCTGCTTACAAACAAGTGGATACCTATTACGGTCCCCTCCTTGAACACTTCCTCAGACAACACGGATATAATAACATATTCTTAGTTGATACGGACGGGAATGTCGTCTTTGGAGTCAAAAGGGACGAATACCTCGGGACTAATTTACGTACCGGAGAATACAGTTCTTTTTCTATCGGAGAAGTATTTAAAGAGGCATTAAATAATGTTAAATTCTCTGATTTGGCATGGTGCGAAGAGGCAAAAGATTTTATATTCATGGGGGCCGCTCCGGTATATGACCTCGCCAACAAACTTTTAGGTGTCGTTGTCGCAGAAACGCCCTATTCTACGATTGATGCCATTTTATCACAGAGAGACGGGCTTGGAGAGACAGGTGAGATTTATATTGTAGGTGATGATAATTTCATGCGATCGAAATCGAGGTTTTTAACACAGAATACCATTCTAAAACTTGAAATCAATACAAAGGCTACCCAAGATGCTTTTCGCGGGAACACCGATATTCAAATTGTAAAGGACTACCGGAATATCCCTGTACTTAGCGCATATACCCCGCTCGATAATCTGAAAGATGTGGCGTGGGTACTCTTGATAGAAATTGATGTAAAAGAGGCATTTTATCCGATTCTCGCTCTTAAAACAAACCTGATTATTATTGGCACAATAATTGGCGGTATTACCGGTATATATCTCTATTTCACCCTCCGGAAAAAACGTGTAAGAAGTAATCTCTCAATGCCTTCGTAGGATATATGCAAACGGGATATTCCCGGAATTGTATGACTTCATTATGGGCAAGTTTTCCTCTAACGGTATCTATTTTTTTCCGTTTCCTTTGAAGTTCGGTGTCTATTTTAGCCAGATTTAATTTATTCAATTCTTTGATTTGATTAAAATAACATCTTTTCTCCTCTTTGCTCATAATCGACATCATCGCTAACAGCTTTTCCTTTTCCTTCACTCTTTTTACAAATTCTGTATCATTCTGTGTTTCTTTTGAAGCATACCGCTCTGGATTATAACTCATGTCCTTCAGTTCATGTTGAAGGACTTGCAAAATTCTGATATCTAAACCAAATGTATCCAATGGCAAAAACAAGGTAGTAGAAATTGTTACAAAGGTTGGAGGGTCAATACCAAAAAATTCTTTCATAATTTCATCAGTAATCGTATCGTATTTTGCCCCTCCAATCCCGTGAATAAAAACGTCTGAAAAGAATAACCGGGAAAACAGAGTCGTCGTAATCGCCCGCGGACGTATCTTCATTTGGCCTTCCTTCAATGCTTTTAATCTCGCTATATTATTTTTAGTCCCGTCGCTTTTTTTCAGAGTAACTACAACATCCACTCCATTGGTAACTTTTATTAATTCCCCTTCCCTCATCATGTAACACTTACCTCTCTGTCCCCCTGCTTTCCATATCCAAAAGGGTAACTCAACTAAATTCGCCGTAATTTTCAAGTCCGGCAGCGGATTTACCTTTGAACGAACTTTGTGGATACTACGGTATTCAGCCAACTTCCCGTTGTAGATTTTAGCAAACCACTCTGCCTCATAGAAAACGTGCAATAAAAAATGATAAAAACCGTCCACATCACACATCCAGGAAACGGGCACTTCAAGATTGCCACGACAAAAGTCCACCTCCAACGCACATCTTGCAGCCGTTAACAAACCCACCATGTCAACACAACCTTTTTGATACCACTCTAATATGCGGTTGATAAAAGTCTCAAACGCGGACTGCATAGACTCGACGGTTGTTTTTATCTTTTCATCGAAAAGATTTTTTTTCAGCAGGTTTAAAACTTCCTCTTTGAATTTGAGTATCGTTTCAGGGCCGTCAAATACGATCTCTTCATATGCCATATGGCTCTTCTCTTTTACAAACGACACCTTCTGAATAGTTGCCTGTTTTTCCGATAACATTGGTACATATATAAAACCCATATTACATGTATCGTTGTCTACAATCATGTTTACGCCAACGCCACCCAGCTTACCAGCTAAATATTGCGTAAGATGATTCTTGATCCACACCCCCGGATAATACAGAATGGGTTCGTGACCCGTCTGGATAATCGGAATACTTTTGATTGCTTCATAATCCAAGTCCAACCCTCTCATGGCTAATTTATCCTGTGCTCTATACCATGATGCATCTTTTTGGCTACTATTCCGCACATACAGACATGGCCCAGACACACTCTTTTGAAGCAGAGATTGAATCCCCACCGTATAATTTGCGGCCATACGTAATACTTCCTCACGGGTTTTATCTCGCAATATCTGAAAAGGAATGCCATTCATTTCGAATTTGTAATTATGTATCTTCTGCCGATTTTCATGTACCAAATCTGGTATACGATCTATTGCTGGATCAACAAAGACTTCCTTGTCATTTTCCGGCACTTTATAGGTAATATTTTTCATTGCCATTTTTGGTTAATTTTGATTAAGTAGGGCAACTTAATGACTGCTTGGGTTTTTCCTTTTAATAAACAATGCAATGCAGCACAACAAATAGTTAGTGCGGCCACGACACAACCAAATTAACCCTCTCTTTACTTTATTGCAAAGGGGAAATGAAGTAAGGCGAACTTAAGTTCGCTTTACAGTGTAGTGGAAAACTTGCAAAAAAGATGTTTTTTACAAAGTAATAGTATAATACTGGATGCACGGTACGAGACGCAAGATAATAGAAGATAAAAACGAAAACTGAATTATACACTAAATAAAAGCATCGTAGCGCGATATATCATATTTTGGAATAAAGACAATGTTGATTGTGAATCTTAATGAAATCCTGTTCTGGACTGAAAGAGAAGATTTGGAAAGTGACGAAACGTCTAGCAGGCACCCGCTTGGAACAGAGACGTTTGCCGGACAGCTTGCAGAGTTGATACTTCCAGGACTTACCACAATAACATGGCTGGTTTGATACTTAACGCTTATTTGTTTATGGTTAAGGTTTATCGATAAAGCTCACTGGCGGCAATGGAGCACAGAGGGCCGGTGCAGCGCGTTGTTAGGTTCTGATTCTATTAATCCAATACATTGGTTCACGGTGTAAGTGTGCAATAGCGATAACATAAATATGGTCTTTTTCAATGGAGTATAATACTTTGTAAGGAAACTTATGAAGAATATGCCTTCTAATGTTTTCACTTTCTTGAGAACCAATTTCTGGCATTTTTTTGATTATATTAATGGCTCTTTTGACTTCTTGTTCAAATCTTTTTCCTAAACCTGTTACTTCAATTTCATAATATTCTTTTCCATCATCAAATTCTTTTTTGGCCAATTCATCGAATATCACTCTCATAAAGCTTATCTAAATACCTCTTCTGCAGGTATCCCTTTTGTTTTACCGGCTCTGTAATCTTTAAGTCTGGACTCAGCTTCCTGTATCCATTTTTTTGATATCTCCGGATCTGGTTTATCTAAGCTGGTTACCAAAGCCTCAATTAATATAATTTTGTCCTGCGGTTTTAATTCCAATGCTTTTTCGATTAATGCGTTATTAACTGACATAATTGTATTCCTTTCTATTTATTTTTTACACTTAACGTGGAGAGCACGGGCGCCGCGTAGCGGCGTCCCAGGCCAACTTTAGTTGGCCGAGTGGCTTGACTTGTTAATCGTCTACGGGACTAAATGGTGTATCAAGTAGCAACTGATAAAAAGCCAAATCTAGCCAACGCCCAAACTTAAAACCTACCTGTGGCAAAGTACCGACTAGCCTAAATCCTAATTTCTCATGCAATACGACACTGGCGACGTTTTTTGCATCAATACCACCAATAAGTGAGTGATATTGCTGCTCCCTAGCAATTTCAATTAGTCGCCTCATTAGAAATAAACCGATACCTTTTCCTCTATGATCCTTATGTATATATACCGAGTGTTCCACCGTATATTTATATGCAGGCCACGCGCGAAATGTTCCGTAGGAGGCAAAGCCTAGCAATGTTCTATCGTCATCCACACAACCAATAACAGGAAATTTATTTTTAGCTTTAACCGAAAACCAATTTTCCATGCTCTCAATACTACGCGCCTTATAGTCATATAACGCCGTAGAATTGGCTATTGCTTCATTCAGTATTTCAAGAACGGAAACTGCATGCTTTTCGAATGAGCAATCTACAAGTTGCATATGAACTCTCAAATGACGATTAACAATATTATTAACAAGTTTTCTTTTATCTAACAAACAGCACAGCGTAAGTCAAGGAATAATTGACATAAATGTAGACATATAAAATTTTCGTTACTATAATTCTAACTTGTTAACATTACAAATTGAGTGATATCAAGAAAGTAGGATAAGTATTCATGCTCAATATTCCTGCCGCTTTATTTACTAAATATAGTCTCTTGCTGAATAAAAAATCGGTTCCAAATTCCCTTCATAATAATTATAAGAAGTGGTTGCGGTACTATCTTGATTTCTGCCATAAATACTGTCATGGGTATGCTGAGAGGGAATCCCTTAAACATTTCATGATCAAATTGCACGAGAAGAACCTGTCTCTTGCTATGCAGAAAGAGGCGGCAAGGGCCGTGGAGTTTTATTATGAGATGCTGGGAAACAACCCTCACCCTGTCCCTCTCCCTGAGGGAGAGGGAAGTATTGGTAGTCATCTCCCCGTGAGGAGAGAGGGGTAATAATAAAGAAGGGGAATACGGGAGGGGTGCGGGCAAATCCGGAACAGGCTATTCCGCTCCTCTCCCCGTAAAAGAAGAGCAGAATACAGGTAAAGATGCGGGGGCGAAAGCGGAGGAGTTGCCAGCATTAGAGTGGGACACGGTTTACTCAGGCCTGTTTGCGGAGATTAAGGTAAGGCATTATTCCCCGAAGACCTTGAGATCATATTCTACATGGGTGCGGAAGTTCCAAGCCTTTAGAAAAAGCAAGAAACCTTCTGATTTGAATCCATCCGATGTGAAGGATTTCATACGCTTTCTGGCTGTGCAATGCCGCGTTTCGGCTTCTTCTCAGAACCAGGCGTTTAATGCCCTTTTGTTTTTATACAGACGAGTGCTAAAAACCGATTTTGGCGACCAGAGCGATAATGTGATGGCCAGACGGACCAGATATATGCCTGTTGTGCTGTCTCGGGAGGAAGTGGATTTGGTAATAGGCAACCTTAAGTATCCTTATGACCTTGTGGTTAGTCTTTTGTACGGTCGCGGCCTCCGGCTGTTTGAGTGCATGAAGCTCAGGCTGCACAATTTTAATTTAGATGCAGGGATATTGACGGTGCATGACGGGAAGGGGAAGAAAGACAGGATTGTGCCGCTTCCAAGATCTATCGTTCCGCAAATTAAAAACCATATTACCTATGTGACGGAACTGCATCAAAAAGACCTCGATGCCGGTTATACGGGAGCATTTGTTGAAGGACTTCTTAAAAAGAAGTATAAAAATATCGGGAAGGATCTGATCTGGCAGTGGTTCTTTCCGGCCAAGACATTGACGCTTGTCCCCGATGAGGGCAAATACAGGAGGTATCATCTCCATGAAACGCATGTGAATAAGGCGATACGGCGAGCTGTGAGGAAGGCAAAGATACTGAAGAGGGTGCCATCCCACACCTTTCGTCATAGTTTCGCAACCCATCTGTTGCAAGCTAACTACGATATCCGCACCATTCAGGAGATGCTGGGGCACAGTGATGTAAGGACGACTATGATATACACTCATACGATCAAAAGCCAGACTGTCAAAGAGGTAAAAAGCCCGCTTGATTTCTGATTATAGGGTAAGCTCCCCCCCTGAGTAATTAAGGGCTGCCATAGCTAAGTTTTAATTCAAAAAGTCATTACCACCAACATAGCGGTTGGCAATGACTTTTTACTTGGTACAGGGAAGCGACTTTCTGATGATGAAAACGGAGAATATGCAGACTTTGGTGAAGCAGAAAAGGAGGAAAAAATGTTTCCATTACCGGAAGATGTGGTAAGATTATTAACAATGCATTTAGGTGTATCAGATAAAAATTTAGAGGAGGCATAGAATAATGGGCACAAAAACTTTAAATAAATTAATCGAAGATTTTAGCCAGTTACCGTTAAAGGATAAGGAGTATGCGATAGATGTTATAAAGAAACAATTAACAGAGGCTAAAAGGGATGCAATTGCGAAAAGAGCTAAAGAGGCTATGACTAATCTCAAAAAGAGACTGGTTAAAAGAGGAACTGTAAAAGATTTATATAAGAATTTAGAAGGGGATTAGAATAGCATGGGATCAGGGGTTCAAACGGATTTACAAAAAGAAGGTAAAATATAATGACGAACTTAAAAAGAAATTCTGAGAAGCTACAGCGTTATTTGCAAAAAACCCTTTTAATCCACGATTAAAACATATAAATTGGTAGGAAAACTTGAGGGCCTTTGGGCATTTAGCATTGGCTATGATTACAGAGTGGTTTTTAGGTTTATAGATGCTAAAGAAGTTTTGCTAATAGATGTTGGAACTCACGACGAAGTTTATTAATTCACCATAAAGACACAAAGGACGCAAAGAATAACCTTAAAACAAAAAGACAGAGAATTTATTTATAACAACTACTTTACGTTCAGGAAAATGAAATGATCGAAGAGAATAAAGAAAAGATTTTGATCCTCGACTTTGGCTCTCAATATGCCCAGCTGATTGCACGTCGGGTAAGAGAGAATAACGTTTACAGCGAGATTGTATCACACAAGATTACCACAGCGGAGATACAGAAGGCCAACCCGAAGGGTATTATCCTCAGCGGCGGCCCAGCCAGCGTGTACGTAAAGAACGCCCCGCGATGTGACGAAGGAATAGCTACCCTGGGAATACCCATATTGGGTATCTGCTATGGAATGCAACTGGGGTGTCAGATGCTGGGAGCCACGGTAAAACCAACGCCTACTCGTGAATACGGAAGGACGGCCTGTACGGTTAACAACGAAAGCAAGTTATTCAAATCACTTGTCAAAGACATCACCGTATGGATGAGTCACGGTGATCAGGTTGTTGAATTACCTGCGGAATTCGAGTCACTTGCATTTACCCGGAACTGCCCCTATGCCGCCGTAAAATATAAAAAGATGGCATTCTACGGTGTGCAGTTCCACCCCGAAGTTACCCACACGCCACAGGGAAGTCAGATCATCCGTAATTTTCTTTATGAAATTTGTGGTTGCACAGGCGACTGGAAGATGTATTCCTATATAGAAAAATCTGTGAGTGACATTCGCAGACAGGTCGGAGACAGAAAGGTAGTATGTGGACTATCGGGCGGCGTTGATTCTGCCGTCACGGCAGCACTCATCCATAAGGCCATTGGGAACCACCTGTCCTGTATTTTTGTCGATAACGGACTTCTGAGGAACTACGAGGCCGATGAGGTTATAAAAACGTTTAAAGAGAATTTTACAGTAGACCTGCACGCCATTGATGCGCGCAATAGGTTTTTAGAGAAACTAAAAGGCGTAACTGATCCTGAAAAAAAACGCAAGATCATTGGATACGAATTCATTGAGATTTTCAAAGAAGAGGCAAAGAAGATATCTCAGGCAAAATTCCTGGCACAGGGTACGCTTTATCCTGATGTCATCGAAAGCATCCCTGTCCACGGAGGTCCGACAGCAACTATT contains:
- a CDS encoding phage integrase N-terminal SAM-like domain-containing protein; its protein translation is MLNIPAALFTKYSLLLNKKSVPNSLHNNYKKWLRYYLDFCHKYCHGYAERESLKHFMIKLHEKNLSLAMQKEAARAVEFYYEMLGNNPHPVPLPEGEGSIGSHLPVRREG
- a CDS encoding integron integrase produces the protein MPALEWDTVYSGLFAEIKVRHYSPKTLRSYSTWVRKFQAFRKSKKPSDLNPSDVKDFIRFLAVQCRVSASSQNQAFNALLFLYRRVLKTDFGDQSDNVMARRTRYMPVVLSREEVDLVIGNLKYPYDLVVSLLYGRGLRLFECMKLRLHNFNLDAGILTVHDGKGKKDRIVPLPRSIVPQIKNHITYVTELHQKDLDAGYTGAFVEGLLKKKYKNIGKDLIWQWFFPAKTLTLVPDEGKYRRYHLHETHVNKAIRRAVRKAKILKRVPSHTFRHSFATHLLQANYDIRTIQEMLGHSDVRTTMIYTHTIKSQTVKEVKSPLDF
- a CDS encoding type II toxin-antitoxin system RelE/ParE family toxin; amino-acid sequence: MRVIFDELAKKEFDDGKEYYEIEVTGLGKRFEQEVKRAINIIKKMPEIGSQESENIRRHILHKFPYKVLYSIEKDHIYVIAIAHLHREPMYWINRIRT
- the guaA gene encoding glutamine-hydrolyzing GMP synthase, yielding MIEENKEKILILDFGSQYAQLIARRVRENNVYSEIVSHKITTAEIQKANPKGIILSGGPASVYVKNAPRCDEGIATLGIPILGICYGMQLGCQMLGATVKPTPTREYGRTACTVNNESKLFKSLVKDITVWMSHGDQVVELPAEFESLAFTRNCPYAAVKYKKMAFYGVQFHPEVTHTPQGSQIIRNFLYEICGCTGDWKMYSYIEKSVSDIRRQVGDRKVVCGLSGGVDSAVTAALIHKAIGNHLSCIFVDNGLLRNYEADEVIKTFKENFTVDLHAIDARNRFLEKLKGVTDPEKKRKIIGYEFIEIFKEEAKKISQAKFLAQGTLYPDVIESIPVHGGPTATIKSHHNVGGLPAELGFELVEPLRFLFKDEVRKIGEELGLPEELVWRHPFPGPGLAIRIIGEVTKPQLEILRKADRIVIEEIRKAGLYRSIAQCFAVLLPLSTVGVMGDERSYENVIAIRAVETTDFMTADWYPIPHEILGIISNRIINEVNGINRVVYDISTKPPSTIEWE
- a CDS encoding cache domain-containing protein codes for the protein MKPVHKILIASGIAIFTFLVIMGPLTYKTLVPAMKHEFMNHLISVREIKKLQIQNFFHERYGDIHILSKNPLVVQSLPRFSNAFQSGGFNDSAYKQVDTYYGPLLEHFLRQHGYNNIFLVDTDGNVVFGVKRDEYLGTNLRTGEYSSFSIGEVFKEALNNVKFSDLAWCEEAKDFIFMGAAPVYDLANKLLGVVVAETPYSTIDAILSQRDGLGETGEIYIVGDDNFMRSKSRFLTQNTILKLEINTKATQDAFRGNTDIQIVKDYRNIPVLSAYTPLDNLKDVAWVLLIEIDVKEAFYPILALKTNLIIIGTIIGGITGIYLYFTLRKKRVRSNLSMPS
- a CDS encoding GNAT family N-acetyltransferase — its product is MQLVDCSFEKHAVSVLEILNEAIANSTALYDYKARSIESMENWFSVKAKNKFPVIGCVDDDRTLLGFASYGTFRAWPAYKYTVEHSVYIHKDHRGKGIGLFLMRRLIEIAREQQYHSLIGGIDAKNVASVVLHEKLGFRLVGTLPQVGFKFGRWLDLAFYQLLLDTPFSPVDD
- a CDS encoding addiction module protein, with the protein product MSVNNALIEKALELKPQDKIILIEALVTSLDKPDPEISKKWIQEAESRLKDYRAGKTKGIPAEEVFR